One Xyrauchen texanus isolate HMW12.3.18 chromosome 44, RBS_HiC_50CHRs, whole genome shotgun sequence DNA segment encodes these proteins:
- the LOC127636511 gene encoding myb/SANT-like DNA-binding domain-containing protein 2, which yields MAAPSNAEGSPDLSVPLKIPKTEIPSPESEDLSDSNQYHSNPSTPNRFSPLNVGVSLSGGIGRSGSASASNSFTACRGMSWTPSETNALIAVWGNERLAEARMQQLEVAGTVFSGKAPGPAMYERVSRALSELGYERTPSQCRERMKTLRRCYSRVKEHGIGKRKSSYSIEQLEKVFGQGGWDSQSCQPVLINSSGLYQEMESDGSTMEDYSQEDWCNQDLSAAFNEGDIETEENQLPKARVLQIRLEPSEQSQRKDVMQNVMRILESVEVKWEHFQTWTDFSRLHLSNKLAIFGVGYNTRWREDIRYHYAEISSQVPLGKRLREYFNPEKAEGRVIMTKVQKMNWKNVYYKFLDITISEARCLELHLEVDWIPIAQTRATGCSNGSQYLLPGGIPKTYGLYAIGYEETSMSNSSYTEDKSSPSQEEEKVDHCESKKKEERTSAKVTYCYLGIAEERTLQQCLFQHFQTSGKHYSRGEPSAITRFLQENCTGQAREGTLSGLPIYIKFIEVELDFLSAGSLVECIETAIGYSLKFKKKEAL from the exons ATGGCGGCCCCCAGTAACGCTGAGGGTTCTCCTGATCTGTCAGTGCCGCTCAAGATTCCCAAAACCGAGATTCCCTCCCCGGAATCAGAAGATCTGAGTGACAGCAACCAATACCATTCCAATCCCTCCACCCCAAACAGATTCTCTCCTCTGAACGTCGGGGTCTCTCTGTCGGGGGGCATAGGCCGGAGTGGATCGGCCTCTGCCTCCAACAGCTTCACCGCCTGCCGAGGCATGTCTTGGACACCATCCGAAACGAACGCCCTTATAGCTGTGTGGGGCAACGAGAGGCTTGCTGAGGCGCGGATGCAGCAGCTGGAGGTGGCTGGGACGGTGTTTTCTGGCAAGGCGCCTGGACCAGCGATGTACGAGCGGGTGTCCAGAGCGCTGTCAGAGCTGGGCTACGAAAGGACCCCATCCCAGTGTCGAGAGAGGATGAAG ACGCTAAGACGGTGCTACAGCCGGGTGAAGGAGCATGGTATTGGGAAAAGGAAGAGCAGTTACTCCATTGAGCAGCTGGAGAAGGTTTTTGGGCAGGGTGGCTGGGATTCCCAGAGCTGTCAGCCTGTGCTGATCAACAGTAGTGGGCTGTACCAGGAGATGGAGTCAGATGGCAGTACTATGGAGGACTATTCTCAGGAAGACTGGTGCAATcaggacctttctgcagccttcaATGAAGGAGACATAGAGACAG AGGAGAACCAGCTTCCAAAGGCCAGAGTTCTTCAGATAAGACTGGAGCCATCTGAGCAGTCCCA ACGTAAAGATGTAATGCAGAATGTGATGCGTATCTTGGAGTCAGTGGAGGTCAAATGGGAGCACTTTCAAACATGGACTGACTTCTCCCGCCTTCACCTGTCCAATAAGCTGGCCATCTTTGGAGTGGGCTACAACACGCGGTGGCGAGAAGATATCCGCTACCACTACGCAGAGATCAGCTCGCAGGTCCCTCTGGGAAAGCGACTACGGGAATACTTCAACCCTGAGAAGGCGGAGGGCAGGGTTATCATGACCAAGGTGCAGAAGATGAActggaaaaatgtatattataagttCCTGGACATCACTATTAGTGAAGCTCGCTGTTTGGAACTGCATCTGGAAGTAGACTGGATCCCAATTGCACAGACCAGGGCGACAGGTTGCAGTAATGGTTCACAGTACCTCCTGCCAGGGGGCATCCCAAAAACATATGGCCTATATGCGATAGGCTACGAGGAGACGAGTATGTCCAATTCGTCTTACACAGAGGACAAGTCCTCCCCCtcacaggaagaggagaaggTGGATCATTGTGAGAGTAAGAAAAAGGAGGAGAGGACATCAGCCAAAGTCACTTACTGTTACCTCGGCATTGCAGAGGAGAGGACACTACAGCAGTGTCTGTTTCAGCACTTTCAGACTTCAGGCAAACACTATAGCCGAGGAGAGCCCTCAGCCATAACCAGATTCCTGCAGGAAAACTGCACAGGCCAGGCCAGAGAGGGCACCCTTTCTGGATTACCCATCTACATTAAATTCATCGAGGTGGAGCTGGACTTTCTCTCTGCTGGATCTTTAGTGGAATGTATAGAGACTGCAATTGGTTATTCATTAAAGTTCAAAAAGAAGGAAGCACTGTAA